In Malus sylvestris chromosome 15, drMalSylv7.2, whole genome shotgun sequence, a single genomic region encodes these proteins:
- the LOC126602435 gene encoding disease resistance protein RUN1-like isoform X1 produces the protein MALVRTSPGTSSDSNTFRRYRYDVFLSFRGEETRKKFTDHLYTALNNAGFLTFRDDDELERGEDIKPGLQKAIQLSRTCIVVFSKDYASSRWCLDELVVILERKRTTSDHLVLPVFYDVDPSHVRKQTGSVGKAFARSQKNQSPEKVEGWRKALAEIADLAGMVLQNQADGYESRFIEKIVKVVRDKLSRTPLTVEPKLIGIKSQVKDINLWLQDGSTDVGILVVYGMSGIGKTTIAKHVYNSNFRSFKGSSFIENISETADRPNGLVQIQKQLLSDILNGREVKIHGVSEGLRKIERAISSRRVLLVLDDVDHLDQLDAVLKMKDRFYPGSKILITTRRERLLKAHQVTKVHKVGTLYYNESLELFSWHAFRQYHPPSGYVEYSKKVVHYCDGLPLALKVLGSSLSGEHIDVWESALEKLKVIPNGEIMYKLRMSYDSLQDDHDRKLFLHIACFLIGRNKSYIVKILDGCDFYTIVGIQNLIDRCLVTIDGCNNVQIHDMIRDMGREIVRHESEELGKRSRLWRHKDSFVVLREKNGTQTIQGLALDMRMHLPNRPINTNETVLETNAFERMCNLQLLNLSHVRLDGCYANFPTRLRWLCWLEFPLDSIPVDLPLECLIVLEMQHSSLRQVWKGTKFLPSLKILDVSHSHALTEIVDFSLCPILEELILVDCTSLIDVHESIGNLERLVYLNMKDCKNLRLLPKNMCLLKSLETLILSGCSNLDEFPAEMMKMEYLKVLEIDGIPIGELWPKRSSTILSSFPCSLVKLILSRCNLSEDAFPTDLSNLSSLRKLELDENPICSLPGFIKGLRRLDKLSFCNCEKLESLVGLPRVHKKMDVTDCISLKKVTYQSFEGLQPKTFWGNNDNTVEWEYIFKLESIDRVDVEMIKLLGLCNLGSMPPITMNAPFSSYGSKVSPIQGLYECGIFSTCFVGNEVPGRFSYKSTKSSISFSVPLLSSSHTIRGLNIFATYANEENSNYNGYNKPPMIIKVSNKSKGLKWIYWPLFFGIPGDGEDMIWLSHWKMVNETILQCGDQVVVSVVAGPHKLFRIKEFGVELMQEHQNNMMISTQHNTKSDPNYPCVIGGDLSMWERKPGIYFLSIQKENFEDDYDSKQRWLNRLIMDNDEEDTDKEGQEDEPDYTIGRTRDANNNCGLRGWKVLLTAAGLFFSLALVVRSSISRKKKRQ, from the exons ATGGCTCTTGTGAGAACATCTCCAGGAACCTCTTCGGATTCCAACACTTTTCGGCGTTATCGCTACGACGTGTTCTTGAGCTTTAGAGGCGAAGAAACTCGCAAGAAGTTTACTGACCACCTCTACACAGCCTTGAACAACGCAGGATTTCTCACGTTCCGAGACGACGATGAACTTGAGAGAGGAGAAGATATAAAGCCAGGACTGCAGAAAGCGATCCAGCTGTCACGAACTTGTATTGTCGTGTTTTCGAAAGATTACGCGTCCTCCAGGTGGTGTCTTGACGAGCTTGTGGTCATCCTTGAACGCAAGAGGACCACCTCGGACCATTTAGTTTTACCAGTCTTCTACGATGTTGATCCGTCCCACGTGAGGAAGCAGACAGGTAGTGTTGGAAAAGCATTTGCTAGAAGCCAGAAAAATCAGTCGCCGGAAAAGGTGGAGGGATGGAGGAAGGCACTTGCAGAGATTGCAGACCTAGCAGGCATGGTCTTACAAAACCAAGCTGATGG GTATGAGTCAAGGTTTATCGAAAAAATTGTTAAAGTGGTTAGAGACAAGTTAAGTCGCACACCATTGACTGTTGAACCAAAATTGATTGGAATCAAATCTCAAGTCAAAGACATCAATTTGTGGTTACAAGATGGATCAACCGATGTCGGGATACTGGTTGTTTATGGCATGTCTGGAATAGGGAAGACAACCATTGCAAAACATGTTTACAATTCAAACTTTAGAAGCTTTAAAGGAAGTAGTTTCATTGAAAATATCAGTGAAACAGCAGATCGACCAAATGGCTTAGTTCAAATACAAAAGCAACTTCTTTCTGATATTTTGAACGGCAGAGAAGTGAAAATACATGGTGTTAGTGAGGGACTAAGAAAGATTGAAAGAGCCATAAGCTCTAGAAGAGTGCTTCttgttcttgatgatgtggACCATTTGGACCAATTAGATGCAGTACTAAAGATGAAAGATCGGTTTTATCCGGGAAGTAAGATACTTATAACCACTAGGCGTGAAAGGTTGCTAAAGGCACATCAAGTTACAAAGGTGCACAAAGTTGGAACTTTGTATTACAATGAGTCATTAGAGCTTTTCAGTTGGCATGCTTTTCGCCAGTATCATCCCCCTAGTGGTTACGTGGAATATTCAAAAAAGGTTGTACACTACTGCGACGGACTTCCATTAGCCCTAAAAGTTTTGGGCTCTTCTTTATCAGGGGAACATATAGATGTATGGGAAAGTGCATTGGAGAAGCTAAAAGTTATCCCTAATGGTGAAATCATGTATAAACTAAGAATGAGCTATGATAGTTTGCAAGATGACCATGACCGGAAATTATTCCTCCACATTGCTTGTTTTCTAATTGGAAGGAACAAAAGCTACATTGTTAAAATACTCGATGGATGTGATTTCTATACAATTGTTGGTATTCAAAATCTCATTGATAGATGCTTGGTGACAATTGATGGATGCAACAACGTGCAAATCCATGACATGATCCGTGACATGGGAAGAGAAATTGTTCGCCACGAATCAGAAGAGCTTGGAAAACGTAGTAGATTATGGCGCCATAAGGATTCTTTCGTAGTACTGAGGGAAAAGAAT gGTACACAAACAATTCAAGGTCTTGCCCTGGATATGCGTATGCATCTTCCAAATAGACCAATAAACACAAATGAGACAGTTTTGGAAACCAATGCATTTGAAAGGATGTGCAATTTACAACTACTCAATCTTAGTCATGTACGACTGGATGGATGTTATGCAAATTTCCCTACAAGATTAAGATGGTTGTGTTGGCTTGAATTTCCATTGGATTCTATACCTGTTGATCTTCCTTTGGAGTGTCTAATTGTTCTTGAAATGCAACATAGTAGCTTAAGACAAGTCTGGAAAGGAACAAAA TTTCTTCCATCGTTGAAGATCCTTGACGTCAGCCATTCCCATGCTCTCACTGAAATCGTGGACTTCTCACTTTGCCCCATTCTAGAAGAATTGATTCTTGTTGATTGCACCAGCCTGATTGATGTTCATGAATCCATTGGAAACCTGGAGAGACTCGTGTACTTGAATATGAAGGATTGCAAGAATCTTAGGTTGCTTCCGAAGAACATGTGTTTGCTTAAATCACTTGAAACACTCATTTTATCTGGTTGCTCAAATCTTGATGAGTTTCCAGcggagatgatgaagatggagTATCTGAAAGTTCTTGAAATAGATGGAATTCCAATAGGTGAATTATGGCCAAAAAGAAGTTCAACTATCTTGAGTTCTTTTCCATGCTCCTTAGTAAAGTTGATTCTCAGTAGGTGCAATCTTTCTGAAGATGCCTTTCCTACGGATTTAAGTAATCTATCCTCGTTGCGAAAACTAGAGTTAGATGAGAATCCAATTTGCAGTTTGCCAGGtttcatcaaaggtttgaggaGGCTTGATAAACTCTCTTTTTGTAATTGTGAGAAGCTCGAATCGCTTGTGGGGTTGCCGAGAGTACACAAAAAGATGGATGTAACCGATTGcatatcattgaaaaaagtaaCATATCAATCGTTTGAGGGGCTCCAACCAAAGACCTTTTGGGGAAACAACGACAACACAGTTGAGTGGGAGTACATTTTCAAGTTAGAGTCTATTGATAGAGTTGATGTGGAGATGATCAAACTTTTGGGCTTGTGCAACTTGGGATCCATGCCACCCATTACAATGAACGCTCCATTCTCAAGCTATGGTTCAAAAGTGAGTCCTATCCAG GGACTGTATGAATGTGGTATATTCAGCACATGTTTTGTTGGGAATGAGGTTCCAGGCCGGTTCAGCTATAAAAGTACCAAGTCCTCCATATCTTTTAGTGTCCCTTTACTCTCTTCTAGTCACACAATCCGAGGCTTGAACATCTTTGCTACCTATGCAAACGAGGAGAATTCTAATTATAATGGTTATAATAAACCTCCAATGATAATCAAAGTGAGTAACAAGAGCAAGGGTCTGAAGTGGATCTATTGGCCATTATTCTTTGGTATCCCAGGTGAcggagaagatatgatatggttgagtcATTGGAAGATGGTGAACGAAACAATATTACAATGTGGAGATCAAGTGGTGGTTTCAGTAGTGGCCGGACCACATAAGTTGTTTCGGATAAAGGAGTTTGGTGTCGAGCTTATGCAAGAGCACCAGAATAATATGATGATAAGTACCCAACACAACACCAAATCAGATCCTAATTATCCATGTGTCATCGGTGGAGATTTGTCCATGTGGGAGCGTAAACCAGGAATATACTTCCTTTCTATCcagaaagaaaattttgaagacGATTATGACTCTAAGCAAAGATGGTTGAATCGCCTCATCATGGACAATGATGAAGAAGACACAG ACAAAGAAGGCCAAGAGGATGAACCTGATTACACAATTGGAAGGACAAGGGATGCCAATAACAATTGCGGCCTCAGAGGCTGGAAGGTGCTCCTCACAGCTGCCGGCTTATTTTTCTCGCTTGCTCTAGTAGTTCGGTCCTCCATATCTCGGAAAAAGAAGCGACAGTAG
- the LOC126602435 gene encoding disease resistance protein RUN1-like isoform X2: MALVRTSPGTSSDSNTFRRYRYDVFLSFRGEETRKKFTDHLYTALNNAGFLTFRDDDELERGEDIKPGLQKAIQLSRTCIVVFSKDYASSRWCLDELVVILERKRTTSDHLVLPVFYDVDPSHVRKQTGSVGKAFARSQKNQSPEKVEGWRKALAEIADLAGMVLQNQADGYESRFIEKIVKVVRDKLSRTPLTVEPKLIGIKSQVKDINLWLQDGSTDVGILVVYGMSGIGKTTIAKHVYNSNFRSFKGSSFIENISETADRPNGLVQIQKQLLSDILNGREVKIHGVSEGLRKIERAISSRRVLLVLDDVDHLDQLDAVLKMKDRFYPGSKILITTRRERLLKAHQVTKVHKVGTLYYNESLELFSWHAFRQYHPPSGYVEYSKKVVHYCDGLPLALKVLGSSLSGEHIDVWESALEKLKVIPNGEIMYKLRMSYDSLQDDHDRKLFLHIACFLIGRNKSYIVKILDGCDFYTIVGIQNLIDRCLVTIDGCNNVQIHDMIRDMGREIVRHESEELGKRSRLWRHKDSFVVLREKNGTQTIQGLALDMRMHLPNRPINTNETVLETNAFERMCNLQLLNLSHVRLDGCYANFPTRLRWLCWLEFPLDSIPVDLPLECLIVLEMQHSSLRQVWKGTKFLPSLKILDVSHSHALTEIVDFSLCPILEELILVDCTSLIDVHESIGNLERLVYLNMKDCKNLRLLPKNMCLLKSLETLILSGCSNLDEFPAEMMKMEYLKVLEIDGIPIGELWPKRSSTILSSFPCSLVKLILSRCNLSEDAFPTDLSNLSSLRKLELDENPICSLPGFIKGLRRLDKLSFCNCEKLESLVGLPRVHKKMDVTDCISLKKVTYQSFEGLQPKTFWGNNDNTVEWEYIFKLESIDRVDVEMIKLLGLCNLGSMPPITMNAPFSSYGSKVSPIQGLYECGIFSTCFVGNEVPGRFSYKSTKSSISFSVPLLSSSHTIRGLNIFATYANEENSNYNGYNKPPMIIKVSNKSKGLKWIYWPLFFGIPGDGEDMIWLSHWKMVNETILQCGDQVVVSVVAGPHKLFRIKEFGVELMQEHQNNMMISTQHNTKSDPNYPCVIGGDLSMWERKPGIYFLSIQKENFEDDYDSKQRWLNRLIMDNDEEDTGML; this comes from the exons ATGGCTCTTGTGAGAACATCTCCAGGAACCTCTTCGGATTCCAACACTTTTCGGCGTTATCGCTACGACGTGTTCTTGAGCTTTAGAGGCGAAGAAACTCGCAAGAAGTTTACTGACCACCTCTACACAGCCTTGAACAACGCAGGATTTCTCACGTTCCGAGACGACGATGAACTTGAGAGAGGAGAAGATATAAAGCCAGGACTGCAGAAAGCGATCCAGCTGTCACGAACTTGTATTGTCGTGTTTTCGAAAGATTACGCGTCCTCCAGGTGGTGTCTTGACGAGCTTGTGGTCATCCTTGAACGCAAGAGGACCACCTCGGACCATTTAGTTTTACCAGTCTTCTACGATGTTGATCCGTCCCACGTGAGGAAGCAGACAGGTAGTGTTGGAAAAGCATTTGCTAGAAGCCAGAAAAATCAGTCGCCGGAAAAGGTGGAGGGATGGAGGAAGGCACTTGCAGAGATTGCAGACCTAGCAGGCATGGTCTTACAAAACCAAGCTGATGG GTATGAGTCAAGGTTTATCGAAAAAATTGTTAAAGTGGTTAGAGACAAGTTAAGTCGCACACCATTGACTGTTGAACCAAAATTGATTGGAATCAAATCTCAAGTCAAAGACATCAATTTGTGGTTACAAGATGGATCAACCGATGTCGGGATACTGGTTGTTTATGGCATGTCTGGAATAGGGAAGACAACCATTGCAAAACATGTTTACAATTCAAACTTTAGAAGCTTTAAAGGAAGTAGTTTCATTGAAAATATCAGTGAAACAGCAGATCGACCAAATGGCTTAGTTCAAATACAAAAGCAACTTCTTTCTGATATTTTGAACGGCAGAGAAGTGAAAATACATGGTGTTAGTGAGGGACTAAGAAAGATTGAAAGAGCCATAAGCTCTAGAAGAGTGCTTCttgttcttgatgatgtggACCATTTGGACCAATTAGATGCAGTACTAAAGATGAAAGATCGGTTTTATCCGGGAAGTAAGATACTTATAACCACTAGGCGTGAAAGGTTGCTAAAGGCACATCAAGTTACAAAGGTGCACAAAGTTGGAACTTTGTATTACAATGAGTCATTAGAGCTTTTCAGTTGGCATGCTTTTCGCCAGTATCATCCCCCTAGTGGTTACGTGGAATATTCAAAAAAGGTTGTACACTACTGCGACGGACTTCCATTAGCCCTAAAAGTTTTGGGCTCTTCTTTATCAGGGGAACATATAGATGTATGGGAAAGTGCATTGGAGAAGCTAAAAGTTATCCCTAATGGTGAAATCATGTATAAACTAAGAATGAGCTATGATAGTTTGCAAGATGACCATGACCGGAAATTATTCCTCCACATTGCTTGTTTTCTAATTGGAAGGAACAAAAGCTACATTGTTAAAATACTCGATGGATGTGATTTCTATACAATTGTTGGTATTCAAAATCTCATTGATAGATGCTTGGTGACAATTGATGGATGCAACAACGTGCAAATCCATGACATGATCCGTGACATGGGAAGAGAAATTGTTCGCCACGAATCAGAAGAGCTTGGAAAACGTAGTAGATTATGGCGCCATAAGGATTCTTTCGTAGTACTGAGGGAAAAGAAT gGTACACAAACAATTCAAGGTCTTGCCCTGGATATGCGTATGCATCTTCCAAATAGACCAATAAACACAAATGAGACAGTTTTGGAAACCAATGCATTTGAAAGGATGTGCAATTTACAACTACTCAATCTTAGTCATGTACGACTGGATGGATGTTATGCAAATTTCCCTACAAGATTAAGATGGTTGTGTTGGCTTGAATTTCCATTGGATTCTATACCTGTTGATCTTCCTTTGGAGTGTCTAATTGTTCTTGAAATGCAACATAGTAGCTTAAGACAAGTCTGGAAAGGAACAAAA TTTCTTCCATCGTTGAAGATCCTTGACGTCAGCCATTCCCATGCTCTCACTGAAATCGTGGACTTCTCACTTTGCCCCATTCTAGAAGAATTGATTCTTGTTGATTGCACCAGCCTGATTGATGTTCATGAATCCATTGGAAACCTGGAGAGACTCGTGTACTTGAATATGAAGGATTGCAAGAATCTTAGGTTGCTTCCGAAGAACATGTGTTTGCTTAAATCACTTGAAACACTCATTTTATCTGGTTGCTCAAATCTTGATGAGTTTCCAGcggagatgatgaagatggagTATCTGAAAGTTCTTGAAATAGATGGAATTCCAATAGGTGAATTATGGCCAAAAAGAAGTTCAACTATCTTGAGTTCTTTTCCATGCTCCTTAGTAAAGTTGATTCTCAGTAGGTGCAATCTTTCTGAAGATGCCTTTCCTACGGATTTAAGTAATCTATCCTCGTTGCGAAAACTAGAGTTAGATGAGAATCCAATTTGCAGTTTGCCAGGtttcatcaaaggtttgaggaGGCTTGATAAACTCTCTTTTTGTAATTGTGAGAAGCTCGAATCGCTTGTGGGGTTGCCGAGAGTACACAAAAAGATGGATGTAACCGATTGcatatcattgaaaaaagtaaCATATCAATCGTTTGAGGGGCTCCAACCAAAGACCTTTTGGGGAAACAACGACAACACAGTTGAGTGGGAGTACATTTTCAAGTTAGAGTCTATTGATAGAGTTGATGTGGAGATGATCAAACTTTTGGGCTTGTGCAACTTGGGATCCATGCCACCCATTACAATGAACGCTCCATTCTCAAGCTATGGTTCAAAAGTGAGTCCTATCCAG GGACTGTATGAATGTGGTATATTCAGCACATGTTTTGTTGGGAATGAGGTTCCAGGCCGGTTCAGCTATAAAAGTACCAAGTCCTCCATATCTTTTAGTGTCCCTTTACTCTCTTCTAGTCACACAATCCGAGGCTTGAACATCTTTGCTACCTATGCAAACGAGGAGAATTCTAATTATAATGGTTATAATAAACCTCCAATGATAATCAAAGTGAGTAACAAGAGCAAGGGTCTGAAGTGGATCTATTGGCCATTATTCTTTGGTATCCCAGGTGAcggagaagatatgatatggttgagtcATTGGAAGATGGTGAACGAAACAATATTACAATGTGGAGATCAAGTGGTGGTTTCAGTAGTGGCCGGACCACATAAGTTGTTTCGGATAAAGGAGTTTGGTGTCGAGCTTATGCAAGAGCACCAGAATAATATGATGATAAGTACCCAACACAACACCAAATCAGATCCTAATTATCCATGTGTCATCGGTGGAGATTTGTCCATGTGGGAGCGTAAACCAGGAATATACTTCCTTTCTATCcagaaagaaaattttgaagacGATTATGACTCTAAGCAAAGATGGTTGAATCGCCTCATCATGGACAATGATGAAGAAGACACAGGTATGTTGTGA